Part of the Clostridia bacterium genome is shown below.
ATCGGGAATTTACAAGATATAACCTTACGGGCTTTAGAAACATTACGAAAGGTTGCTTTAATTGCTGCTGAGGATACACGGCATACTCAAAAATTATTAAATCATTTTCAAATTAAAAAACCACTGACTAGTTATCATGAACATAATAAAAATAGTAAAGGTCCCTATTTAATTGAAAAATTAAAATCCGGAATTGAACTTGCCTTGGTTTCAGACGCGGGTTTGCCGGGTATTTCCGATCCAGGTGAGGAATTAGTAAAATTATGTGTGCAAAATGAAATCCCGGTGATGGTTATCCCTGGTCCCACAGCCTGCCTTACGGCTTTAGTAGCTTCGGGTTTGGATTGTGGTAGTTTTGTTTTTCTGGGATTTTTACCAGTACAAAAAAAAGCAAAAGAAGAATTGCTCCAAGAACTAAAATGGGAAAAACGCACTCTTATTTTTTATATTGCTCCACATCATTTGTTAGCTACTTTAAAAACCCTAAAGGAATTTTTCGGGGAACGTAGGTGTTGTTTAGGTAGAGAATTGACCAAAAAATTTGAGGAATATCAATCTGGTTTTTTTGCTGATTTAATTAATTATTGGGAAAAACGTCCTCCCAGAGGGGAATTTACATTAATAGTTTCCGGGAGGGAAAATGTTTCTACACAGGAAATTACTCCTCAGGAAATTTGGGCAGTTTATTTGTTTTTTCGCCGTGAGGGGCTAAATCAAAAAGAAGCCTTACGGGAGGCCGCAAAGCTTCTAGGGGTTGCTAAACGTGAAATCTATAGGCTTGTTCATCAAAACAAAAATGGGGCTAAATAAGCCCCCATTATGTATTAATTATGCATTGGCAGACATGGCTTGTGCACATTCTTGGCAAACTAATTTGCCGCGGAAATATTGCACATTATCGGCACTACCACAAAAGACACAAGCTGGTTCATATTTTTTGAGAATAATTTTTTCTCGATCAACATAAATCTCCAGAGCGTCTTTTTCTTCGATACCTAAGGTTCGTCTTAATTCAATGGGAATGACAATACGTCCTAATTCATCTACTTTTCTTACGATACCAGTTGACCGCATCTCAGCATCTCCTTTCTTCGTCAAAATTCGACAATTGCACTCAGCTAAATGATAACAATTATGCCATTAAAAGTCAATGCTAAATATATTTTTTATTAATAATTTTGAGATTACCTCTTTTCTTTTGGGCTGCTTGACAAGCCCTGAAAAGGTTGCTTATACTGTTTGTAAAATAGTGGATGAGGAAGTGCTATTAAAATGGAAAAAGAAACATTTTATCTTACTACCCCAATTTATTATCCAAGTGCAGATTTACATATTGGTCATGCTTTAACAACTGTAATGGCCGATGCCTTGGTACGTTTCAAACGTTTACAAGGTTTTTCGACATATTTTTTAACTGGTTCAGATGAACATGGTTTAAAAATTGAGCAAAGTGCACGTGAAGCTGGAGAAGAACCACAGGAATATGTGGATAAAATTGTGGCTGGTTTTAAGGATTTATGGGAAAAATTAATGATTTCCTATGATGATTTTATTCGTACCACAGAAAAAAGACACCATCAGGTAGTACAAGCTTTATTTCGCAAAATATATGAACAAGGGGATATTTATCTTTCTACTTATGAAGGTTGGTATTGTACTCCTTGTGAAACCTTTTTTACACAAAGACAATTGCTTGCAGGCAATTTATGTCCAGATTGTCAGCGAGAAGTGGAATTAATCAAAGAAGAGGCCTATTTTTTTAGGATGTCAAAATATGCTCAGCCTTTATTGGAGCATATCCGTGAAAACCCTGAATTTATTCAGCCCATCTCGCGGCGTAAGGAGATGATTAATTTTATTACTAGTGGGTTGGAGGATTTATGTGTTTCGCGGACAACTTTTCAATGGGGTATACCGGTGCCCTTTAATCAAAAACACGTTATTTATGTTTGGTTTGACGCTTTAGTAAATTATATTAGTGCTTTAGGTTATAGCACTCGCGAAGATGAATTATTTCAAAAATACTGGCCAGCTGATTTGCATTTGGTAGGTAAAGATATTGTTCGATTTCATACTGTGATTTGGCCCACGATTTTGTTGGCAGCTGGTTTGCCTTTGCCGCGGCAAGTTTTTGGACATGGTTGGTTATTATTGGATTCTGGGAAAATATCAAAATCAAAAGGGAATGTTGTTGATCCACTAGTTTTAATTGAAAAATATGGTGCAGATGCTGTCCGTTATTTTTTGTTACGTGAAATGCCTTATGGCTCAGATGGTTATTATGATGAGGCAAATTTAAGGCGAAGATTTAATACTGATTTGGCTAATGATTTTGGAAATCTTGTTTCTCGGAGTATTGTTATGGTTGAAAAATATTTTGACGGTAAAATACCTATTCCTCAAGAACAGGATCTACTTGAACAGGAATTAGTGACCTTGGCTGCCCAAGTTACTAAAGAAGTAGCCCAATATTTTGATCGTTTGGATTTTGCTCGGGCTCTGGAACGGGTTAGTGATTTGGTAAAACGGGCTAATAAATATATTGATGAAACTGAACCTTGGGCTTTGGCAAAAATGGAGAATAAAAAAGGTAAATTAGCTACAGTTTTGTATCATTTAGTAGAGGTGATTCGGCTGGTCAGCGTGCTTTTATCCCCGGTAATGCCGGCTTTGCCAGGGAAGGTTTTTGCACAACTTGGTTGGGAAGAACAGCCAGAACTTACGTGGGAAGATACCCATTGGGGTAAAATTACGCCTGGGCAAAAAGTAGTAAGGGGCAAACCCCTTTTTCCGCGTTTGGAAATGAAACAGGAGAAGAAGGTTGAGAAATCTGTGCCGGAAATTAGTTTTCAGGAATTTGAAAAAATTGATTTGCGTGTAGCTGAAGTGATTACCTGCGAAAAAATAGAAAAAGCGGATAAGCTTTTGAAATTAACGGTAAAAATTGGTGAAAAAATAAAAACTATTGTTTCGGGAATTGCCCAAAACTATCAGCCTGAAGAATTAGTAGGTAGAAAGATTATTGTGGTTACTAATTTAAAACCGGTTAAATTGCGTGGGGTTTTATCGGAAGGAATGCTTTTGACAGCCTCCAATAAAGGGCGTTTGGAAGTATTAACCGTTTCGGAAGACTTTCCCGCGGGAAGTGAGGTTAATTAACTTAATGTATTTTGATACTCATGCACATTTAGATGATTCGCGTTTTAAAAATGATCAGCAGGAAGTAATTGAGCGGGCCAAAACTTCTGGTGTTAATTTAATTATGAATATTGGCTGTAGTGAACCTTCTACGTGGTATAATCAAGCCTTGATTGCAAAATATGATTTTATTTATGCGGCGGTGGGTTTACATCCTCACGATGCACGTAATTATAATCAAGAAACTGCCGCTCAATTATTTGAATTAGCCCAAAGACCGCGTGTGCGGGCTATTGGTGAAGTAGGTTTGGATTATCATTATGATTTTTCACCACGCCCCCAACAGCAAAAGGTTTTTCGGGAAATGATTTCACTGGCTCGGGAATTGGGATTACCGTTAATCATTCACTGCCGCCAAGCCCATCAGGACCTTTTGCAAATTCTTAAAAAAGAAAAAGGTAATCAGGTGGGTGGTGTTTTTCATTGTTATTCGGGCAGTTGGCCTTTGGCACAGGAAATAATTAAATTAGGTTTTAAGATTGCTTTAGGTGGTGTGGTTACTTTTCATAATGCCCGTAAGGCCGTGGAGGTGGCCCGTGAAATACCTTTGGAGCATTTATTATTGGAAACTGATTGTCCTTATTTAACTCCAGAGCCATATCGCGGCCAAAGGAATGAACCAGCTTATTTGGTTCAAGTTGCTAAAAAAATAGCCGCAATTAAAGGAATTACTGTGGCTGAAGTAGCTGAGGCTACGCGAATTAATGGAATGAGGCTGTTTGATATTGAAAAAACTACTTAAAAAACACAATTTTTATTATAAAAAAAAATGGGGTCAAAATTTTATTTTTGACTCCAATTTATTAGCCAAGATTGCTCGGGCTGCGGCAATAGTGCCTGGTGATAAGGTGATGGAAATTGGTGCTGGTATTGGTACCTTAACCCGAGAATTATTGACCAGTGGGGCCGAGGTTATCGCTATTGAAATTGATCCAGCTTTATGTGTTCTTTTGGAAAAACTTATGGTAGATGAAGCGGTCGTGCTTATTCAAGGTGATGTTTTAAAATTAAATTTAACGGAATTGGCTGCTTGTTATGGTTGGCAGGGTGATTACAAGGTAGTAGCCAATTTGCCTTATTATCTTACCACTCCTTTGTTAATTAAATTATTGGAAGAGGCCATTAATAGTCAAATTATGGTTTTAATGATGCAAAAAGAGGTAGCCGCTAGGTTAAAGGCTAAACCCGGTACTAAGGCTTATGGGGCTCTTACTTTAAAGGTTCAGTATCATGCTTGTGTGGAAATTCTTTTTACTGTTCCCCGAGATGTTTTTCAACCAGTACCGCGGGTAGATTCCTGTTTGGTACATCTAAGGCGTAGGAAAAAACCGCCTGTTGAGGTAAGGGATGAACAGCTTCTTTTTAAAATTGTTAAAGCGGCCTTTGGTCAGCGGCGTAAAATATTACTTAATTCACTGTTAACTGTTGAACCTACTTTAACTAAACCAAGATTGCACGACATATTATTAAAAGCCGCGATAAATCCTTCTCAAAGGGGGGAGGAATTGAGCCTGGAGCAATTTGCCGCTTTGGCAAATTGTTGGCAGGTATAAAAAAAGGAAAAACAGGGTACACTTACCCTGTTACTTTTTTTGGGTTTTTTTACTACTAGAACCCATTAGGGGAACGATTTATAATAACGGTGCGGCTGACAACTTACTACAAAAAAATGTATTTAAGTTGCCGGAGGAGGCGAAATAATGAGTCGAAAATGTTGGTTAGTAGGTTTATGTTTGTTGTTGTTTTTAGTAGCTTGGCCTTTACAGGCGGCAGTAACTCATCAGGTACAAAAGGGGGATACATTATATAAGTTAAGTCGTCATTATGGGGTTTCCCTTGCAGAACTAAAGAGTGCCAATGGTTTAAAATCAGATTTAATATTCATTGGACAAGTATTAAGAATTCCCACTAAGGGGGGGATTCGAGTATCACGTGCTGGTAGAGTGTTTACTCAGGAGGATATTGATTGGCTGGCCCGCGTAGTTTATAGTGAGGCACGTGGGGAACCTTATGCTGGTCAGGTAGCGGTTGCTGCTGTTGTACTTAATCGTGTCTTTGATTCGGGATTTCCCAATACTGTTTGGGGTGTTATTTTTCAACCTTTGGCTTTTACCGCAGTTGCTGATGGTCAGATTAATTTAACACCAAATGCTACTGCTTATAAAGCTGCACGTGAGGCCTTAGTCGGGGTTGATCCCTCTGGGGGTGCCTTATATTATTGGAATCCGGTTAAAGCCACTAGTAAGTGGATTTGGTCGCGAACAATAATTAACAGAATCGGTAATCATGTTTTTGGGATTTGAAATTATTTTAGCTGTAAAGCTCCCATTTCCTTGTTGTGGGGAAATGGGAGCTTTTTAATGGGGCTGGACTTAAAGGTTAATTTCCAGTATTCTTTTTACCAGGGGTGGTTGTAATGGGTTATCGGGTAGTTAAGGATTTTTTAGGGGAGGTATTGGTTCCTAAGGGGAAATTATGGGGAGCCCAAACTCAAAGAAGTTTGGAAAAATTTAAGATCGGTCAAGAAAAAATGCCTTTGGAAATAATTAGGGCCTTAGTGTTGATTAAAAAGGCTGCTGCTGAGGCAAATGCAGCTTTGGATTTATTGACTGAGGAAATTGCTGTGGCGATTGTGCAGGCTTGTCAAGAAGTTTTAGCAGGTCA
Proteins encoded:
- the rsmI gene encoding 16S rRNA (cytidine(1402)-2'-O)-methyltransferase: MGKNKKGTLFLVGTPIGNLQDITLRALETLRKVALIAAEDTRHTQKLLNHFQIKKPLTSYHEHNKNSKGPYLIEKLKSGIELALVSDAGLPGISDPGEELVKLCVQNEIPVMVIPGPTACLTALVASGLDCGSFVFLGFLPVQKKAKEELLQELKWEKRTLIFYIAPHHLLATLKTLKEFFGERRCCLGRELTKKFEEYQSGFFADLINYWEKRPPRGEFTLIVSGRENVSTQEITPQEIWAVYLFFRREGLNQKEALREAAKLLGVAKREIYRLVHQNKNGAK
- a CDS encoding AbrB/MazE/SpoVT family DNA-binding domain-containing protein, which produces MRSTGIVRKVDELGRIVIPIELRRTLGIEEKDALEIYVDREKIILKKYEPACVFCGSADNVQYFRGKLVCQECAQAMSANA
- the metG gene encoding methionine--tRNA ligase, whose amino-acid sequence is MEKETFYLTTPIYYPSADLHIGHALTTVMADALVRFKRLQGFSTYFLTGSDEHGLKIEQSAREAGEEPQEYVDKIVAGFKDLWEKLMISYDDFIRTTEKRHHQVVQALFRKIYEQGDIYLSTYEGWYCTPCETFFTQRQLLAGNLCPDCQREVELIKEEAYFFRMSKYAQPLLEHIRENPEFIQPISRRKEMINFITSGLEDLCVSRTTFQWGIPVPFNQKHVIYVWFDALVNYISALGYSTREDELFQKYWPADLHLVGKDIVRFHTVIWPTILLAAGLPLPRQVFGHGWLLLDSGKISKSKGNVVDPLVLIEKYGADAVRYFLLREMPYGSDGYYDEANLRRRFNTDLANDFGNLVSRSIVMVEKYFDGKIPIPQEQDLLEQELVTLAAQVTKEVAQYFDRLDFARALERVSDLVKRANKYIDETEPWALAKMENKKGKLATVLYHLVEVIRLVSVLLSPVMPALPGKVFAQLGWEEQPELTWEDTHWGKITPGQKVVRGKPLFPRLEMKQEKKVEKSVPEISFQEFEKIDLRVAEVITCEKIEKADKLLKLTVKIGEKIKTIVSGIAQNYQPEELVGRKIIVVTNLKPVKLRGVLSEGMLLTASNKGRLEVLTVSEDFPAGSEVN
- a CDS encoding TatD family hydrolase, whose protein sequence is MYFDTHAHLDDSRFKNDQQEVIERAKTSGVNLIMNIGCSEPSTWYNQALIAKYDFIYAAVGLHPHDARNYNQETAAQLFELAQRPRVRAIGEVGLDYHYDFSPRPQQQKVFREMISLARELGLPLIIHCRQAHQDLLQILKKEKGNQVGGVFHCYSGSWPLAQEIIKLGFKIALGGVVTFHNARKAVEVAREIPLEHLLLETDCPYLTPEPYRGQRNEPAYLVQVAKKIAAIKGITVAEVAEATRINGMRLFDIEKTT
- the rsmA gene encoding 16S rRNA (adenine(1518)-N(6)/adenine(1519)-N(6))-dimethyltransferase RsmA encodes the protein MKKLLKKHNFYYKKKWGQNFIFDSNLLAKIARAAAIVPGDKVMEIGAGIGTLTRELLTSGAEVIAIEIDPALCVLLEKLMVDEAVVLIQGDVLKLNLTELAACYGWQGDYKVVANLPYYLTTPLLIKLLEEAINSQIMVLMMQKEVAARLKAKPGTKAYGALTLKVQYHACVEILFTVPRDVFQPVPRVDSCLVHLRRRKKPPVEVRDEQLLFKIVKAAFGQRRKILLNSLLTVEPTLTKPRLHDILLKAAINPSQRGEELSLEQFAALANCWQV
- a CDS encoding LysM peptidoglycan-binding domain-containing protein, with the protein product MSRKCWLVGLCLLLFLVAWPLQAAVTHQVQKGDTLYKLSRHYGVSLAELKSANGLKSDLIFIGQVLRIPTKGGIRVSRAGRVFTQEDIDWLARVVYSEARGEPYAGQVAVAAVVLNRVFDSGFPNTVWGVIFQPLAFTAVADGQINLTPNATAYKAAREALVGVDPSGGALYYWNPVKATSKWIWSRTIINRIGNHVFGI